One region of Oncorhynchus nerka isolate Pitt River unplaced genomic scaffold, Oner_Uvic_2.0 unplaced_scaffold_2427, whole genome shotgun sequence genomic DNA includes:
- the LOC135567187 gene encoding BRCA1-associated ATM activator 1-like, with translation MDSECLVLLPRVCAVLADPRQSLPDDTSLEKLLDWFTGLTKEDHGLALLESCPCLVDYISTACLDKTTDPSMLSFSLKLSGLLAASQHGFNLLQVN, from the exons ATGGACAGCGAGTGCCTGGTGTTGTTGCCTCGGGTGTGCGCTGTACTAGCGGACCCCAGACAGTCCCTACCAGACGACACCAGCCTCGAGAAACTGCTGGACTGGTTCACTGGTCTCACCAAGGAGg ACCATGGCCTGGCCCTGTTGGAGTCCTGCCCCTGTCTGGTGGACTACATATCCACCGCGTGTCTGGACAAAACTACAGATCCCAGCATGCTTTCCTTCAGCCTCAAGCTTTCCGGCCTGCTGGCGGCCAGCCAACACGGCTTCAACCTGCTGCAggtgaactga